A single Mercenaria mercenaria strain notata chromosome 9, MADL_Memer_1, whole genome shotgun sequence DNA region contains:
- the LOC123546700 gene encoding uncharacterized protein LOC123546700 isoform X1, with product MNFSKFRQTGELSDITVVVDETEFRLHKFPLYAKSDFFCALAKSPGTDCNRVELKEFPGGPEAFGVVADFCYNMKVDLTKTNVVHIRCASEVLQMTGSGNLAEVSEKFLQDTITSAKMSRSTSAIASLLLSCMSASAVAEKAEIVSLCNDALVECWLKPPTKFSSPTFSKKGSDRSDESIRLLLGLPVPWLVKLLILARNKGVKNNVLAEIVTKYVTAFVEKADAEEKGIDHKKADTIDSKPGLKGSRSSHSDHDVKESKSGVKSKKKSDTGKVFDAILNELPEEAFSEECVTTDWVTKALKFATLHGCKCRRTLVRVAGDRLNSLSADDLCIISPSVLKDIVSESCNGDASQGQKACQLVENYMNEMARKGVLTAETYKTLVTSGPPDSRKSHDSLYGILEYVLTAGEYFILLWVNEKEKLSDDQRTELMETVNFNLLGEATLKRAFDTQVVPATFVAKGALALCAKLKSELESAKNTVCRQEDELQRLRRTKTVTPQKTSSPKKETESSHSSFTELPVRDTANGNSHSSDMPSDLLGSHSPATPTTEDVLMAARNKLASSVAAYNTFRPLSADRDSDYSFEDDMDFKYDRHIRSYDNARNKAGRGSTFRSSYLSSYPHRI from the exons ATGAATTTTTCAAAGTTCCGACAGACTGGGGAGTTGTCCGATATAACGGTTGTCGTAGACGAAACAGAGTTCAGGCTCCATAAATTCCCACTCTATGCCAAGTCTGATTTCTTCTGTGCTCTGGCTAAAAGCCCGGGAACTGATTGTAATAGGGTGGAACTAAAGGAGTTTCCTGGAGGACCAGAGGCTTTCGGGGTGGTTGCTGACTTTTGTTACAATATGAAAGtagatttaacaaaaactaaCGTTGTACATATAAGATGCGCTTCAGAAGTTTTGCAGATGACTGGTTCCGGGAACCTGGCGGAAGTTTCTGAAAAGTTTTTACAAGATACAATTACCTCAGCTAAGATGTCTAGATCTACGTCAGCCATTGCATCACTCCTATTGTCGTGTATGTCGGCGTCTGCTGTTGCAGAAAAAGCAGAAATTGTTTCTCTATGCAACGATGCCCTTGTTGAGTGTTGGTTAAAGCCACCAACTAAATTCAGCAGcccaacattttcaaagaaaggATCTGATAGAAGTGATGAGAGCATTAGACTGTTGTTAGGATTGCCAGTTCCTTGGCTTGTCAAACTGTTAATTCTTGCAAGAAATAAAGGAGTCAAAAATAATGTTTTGGCTGAAATTGTTACTAAATATGTAACCGCTTTCGTTGAAAAGGCTGACGCAGAAGAGAAAGGGATTGACCACAAGAAAGCAGATACAATCGACTCGAAACCTGGTCTGAAAGGTTCAAGATCGTCGCACAGTGATCATgatgttaaagaaagtaaatcCGGTGTTAAGTCCAAGAAAAAATCTGATACTGGAAAGGTTTTCGACGCCATTTTGAACGAATTACCGGAAGAAGCATTTAGTGAGGAATGTGTCACAACAGACTGGGTTACAAAAGCTTTAAAATTCGCAACTCTTCACGGATGCAAATGCAGAAGAACTCTTGTAAGAGTTGCGGGTGATCGTCTGAATAGTCTGTCTGCCGACGACCTGTGCATAATATCACCGTCCGTTTTAAAAGATATTGTATCAGAATCATGTAATGGCGACGCAAGTCAGGGACAAAAAGCGTGTCAATTAGTTGAAAATTACATGAATGAAATGGCGCGAAAAGGTGTGCTTACGGCCGAAACGTATAAAACCCTTGTGACTTCCGGTCCACCCGATTCCAGGAAATCCCACGATTCTTTGTATGGAATATTAGAATATGTTCTTACAGCTG GGGAATATTTTATCTTATTATGGGTAAACG aaaaggaaaaattaaGTGACGATCAGCGCACCGAACTGATGGAAACTGTGAACTTTAATCTACTTGGAGAGGCTACGCTAAAGCGGGCGTTTGATACCCAAGTTGTCCCTGCCACATTCGTTGCGAAAGGCGCTTTGGCACTGTGCGCAAAACTGAAGAGCGAACTTGAGTCGGCGAAGAACACGGTATGTCGACAGGAAGATGAACTTCAGCGCCTGCGCAGAACTAAAACGGTGACGCCTCAAAAGACGTCATCGCCAAAGAAAGAAACCGAATCAAGCCATTCTA GTTTTACAGAACTGCCGGTTCGAGACACTGCCAATGGAAACAGTCATAGCTCTGACATGCCGTCCGACCTGCTCGGATCCCATAGCCCCGCAACCCCTACAACAGAAGATGTCCTAATGGCCGCTCGGAACAAACTCGCCTCCTCAGTCGCCGCCTACAACACGTTCCGACCTCTTTCCGCCGACCGTGACAGCGACTACTCTTTCGAGGACGACATGGACTTTAAATACGACAGGCATATCCGTTCTTATGATAATGCCCGGAATAAAGCGGGAAGGGGATCAACCTTCCGATCTTCATATCTGTCTTCGTATCCGCACAGAATCTAA
- the LOC123546700 gene encoding uncharacterized protein LOC123546700 isoform X2 encodes MNFSKFRQTGELSDITVVVDETEFRLHKFPLYAKSDFFCALAKSPGTDCNRVELKEFPGGPEAFGVVADFCYNMKVDLTKTNVVHIRCASEVLQMTGSGNLAEVSEKFLQDTITSAKMSRSTSAIASLLLSCMSASAVAEKAEIVSLCNDALVECWLKPPTKFSSPTFSKKGSDRSDESIRLLLGLPVPWLVKLLILARNKGVKNNVLAEIVTKYVTAFVEKADAEEKGIDHKKADTIDSKPGLKGSRSSHSDHDVKESKSGVKSKKKSDTGKVFDAILNELPEEAFSEECVTTDWVTKALKFATLHGCKCRRTLVRVAGDRLNSLSADDLCIISPSVLKDIVSESCNGDASQGQKACQLVENYMNEMARKGVLTAETYKTLVTSGPPDSRKSHDSLYGILEYVLTAEKEKLSDDQRTELMETVNFNLLGEATLKRAFDTQVVPATFVAKGALALCAKLKSELESAKNTVCRQEDELQRLRRTKTVTPQKTSSPKKETESSHSSFTELPVRDTANGNSHSSDMPSDLLGSHSPATPTTEDVLMAARNKLASSVAAYNTFRPLSADRDSDYSFEDDMDFKYDRHIRSYDNARNKAGRGSTFRSSYLSSYPHRI; translated from the exons ATGAATTTTTCAAAGTTCCGACAGACTGGGGAGTTGTCCGATATAACGGTTGTCGTAGACGAAACAGAGTTCAGGCTCCATAAATTCCCACTCTATGCCAAGTCTGATTTCTTCTGTGCTCTGGCTAAAAGCCCGGGAACTGATTGTAATAGGGTGGAACTAAAGGAGTTTCCTGGAGGACCAGAGGCTTTCGGGGTGGTTGCTGACTTTTGTTACAATATGAAAGtagatttaacaaaaactaaCGTTGTACATATAAGATGCGCTTCAGAAGTTTTGCAGATGACTGGTTCCGGGAACCTGGCGGAAGTTTCTGAAAAGTTTTTACAAGATACAATTACCTCAGCTAAGATGTCTAGATCTACGTCAGCCATTGCATCACTCCTATTGTCGTGTATGTCGGCGTCTGCTGTTGCAGAAAAAGCAGAAATTGTTTCTCTATGCAACGATGCCCTTGTTGAGTGTTGGTTAAAGCCACCAACTAAATTCAGCAGcccaacattttcaaagaaaggATCTGATAGAAGTGATGAGAGCATTAGACTGTTGTTAGGATTGCCAGTTCCTTGGCTTGTCAAACTGTTAATTCTTGCAAGAAATAAAGGAGTCAAAAATAATGTTTTGGCTGAAATTGTTACTAAATATGTAACCGCTTTCGTTGAAAAGGCTGACGCAGAAGAGAAAGGGATTGACCACAAGAAAGCAGATACAATCGACTCGAAACCTGGTCTGAAAGGTTCAAGATCGTCGCACAGTGATCATgatgttaaagaaagtaaatcCGGTGTTAAGTCCAAGAAAAAATCTGATACTGGAAAGGTTTTCGACGCCATTTTGAACGAATTACCGGAAGAAGCATTTAGTGAGGAATGTGTCACAACAGACTGGGTTACAAAAGCTTTAAAATTCGCAACTCTTCACGGATGCAAATGCAGAAGAACTCTTGTAAGAGTTGCGGGTGATCGTCTGAATAGTCTGTCTGCCGACGACCTGTGCATAATATCACCGTCCGTTTTAAAAGATATTGTATCAGAATCATGTAATGGCGACGCAAGTCAGGGACAAAAAGCGTGTCAATTAGTTGAAAATTACATGAATGAAATGGCGCGAAAAGGTGTGCTTACGGCCGAAACGTATAAAACCCTTGTGACTTCCGGTCCACCCGATTCCAGGAAATCCCACGATTCTTTGTATGGAATATTAGAATATGTTCTTACAGCTG aaaaggaaaaattaaGTGACGATCAGCGCACCGAACTGATGGAAACTGTGAACTTTAATCTACTTGGAGAGGCTACGCTAAAGCGGGCGTTTGATACCCAAGTTGTCCCTGCCACATTCGTTGCGAAAGGCGCTTTGGCACTGTGCGCAAAACTGAAGAGCGAACTTGAGTCGGCGAAGAACACGGTATGTCGACAGGAAGATGAACTTCAGCGCCTGCGCAGAACTAAAACGGTGACGCCTCAAAAGACGTCATCGCCAAAGAAAGAAACCGAATCAAGCCATTCTA GTTTTACAGAACTGCCGGTTCGAGACACTGCCAATGGAAACAGTCATAGCTCTGACATGCCGTCCGACCTGCTCGGATCCCATAGCCCCGCAACCCCTACAACAGAAGATGTCCTAATGGCCGCTCGGAACAAACTCGCCTCCTCAGTCGCCGCCTACAACACGTTCCGACCTCTTTCCGCCGACCGTGACAGCGACTACTCTTTCGAGGACGACATGGACTTTAAATACGACAGGCATATCCGTTCTTATGATAATGCCCGGAATAAAGCGGGAAGGGGATCAACCTTCCGATCTTCATATCTGTCTTCGTATCCGCACAGAATCTAA